A segment of the Daphnia pulex isolate KAP4 chromosome 10, ASM2113471v1 genome:
tttaattgttgaattatcaaattccttttttgaacAACATTTCCAGAACGGGAAACCGCACGTCATTTACCTCTCTGTCCATAATTTCGGCGCCTACTACATATGGAATGAAAGCGCCGGTTATTTCCTACTGCACAAAGGAGAATCGCCCAAAGAAAAGGTCATAGGGTACATTGAAATtgagcaacaaaaaaagaaccgccTGTCtaaactttttgaaaacggaaaatttgaaaaatttcgatttatGTAGGCGGCACGTCGGGGTCGACGACGTAAATTCGCTCGCGATTTACAGGTGACTTTCCCCACCGTTTTACACGTTTCGGGCAAACATCCAGTTTTATACAGCGCCAACGGATCTCACGGTCTTTGGGCCACTCCAGGTAAACACACCCTGGCGTGTTGttacagagaaaaataaaaaatgaaaagggaaaacgattCTAAATCATCAAATGTTTGACGCAGGTAAACACACATACTCGACCTTCCCACTACTGGAAGATTTCACCGATCAAGGTGTAGCCTGGAACACCTGGGAGAATTTGGTCGTTATCCCATGGAACGATACTCCCTACCCGtaagtcctttttttcccatttcttccTGTAGCGCTTTATTAAGACCAATATGTTTGTGTCAGTCCAAGCGAAACCCCCCTCCTTGCaagagaaatgaaaggaaatttgGTTTAGGAAGGGCCCCCGGACCGATAGAAAGCAAAAGTcgttttttatcattttgggtttttttttctacatggTAGACTTGGGCGAGAGAGGGAAAGGGAAAGGAGATGTtagtgtctcttttttttttctttttcttcttcccctcaTGCATGATTGAACAGGAAGAAGGAGCGCACGCGTTGAAAGGGAACGTGAAAGTCTTTCCCTGATGTCTGCAGGCACCAACCGACAATTGGAAAgaaccttttctctctcccatttttatttttttcttttcactctcTTCTCGTCAAACTTCATTAATGGACACGCAGGTTGCCCCCATGCTCTCCTCGAAATTGCCCAGTCATGGTGAAactcggaaaaaaaacaaatttctaatACCTGGCAGTCAGAGAAGCTGTACATCACGACCCGCAGCATCTGGTTCCCCtgttattatcattttctttcaagtttaTCTTCTCATTTTCACAAGGTACGCCGGGCAATTGGAATGGCTCAACTTCCGCGGAGAATGGGGAAATGCTAAGAATGGATGCGATTTGGAACCCCTGAGTGGCGAGTGCCGACTGAATCACGGACCGATTTTCCCGGGAGGACCCGACGACATGCCCCCGCCACGGATTCAACGCTCCAGGCAAACCGTGACTACTGtagcgccgccgccgccattgCAAtccccgccgccgccgcactATCTTGCCTACACGCCAACCGTTCCGCAATTCCTGCACGCCCAAGTGCCAGTGGGACGGGCTTCTGGTTTACTCAACTATCGTTACAAGAGGCGGGATCCTCAATCGACGGATCCTCAAGCCGCGGTAACCGCCAATATAACGGAAGAGCCAAATCAGGATTCCGACTCGGATCCCTCCGATTCCGGCTTGGAACCCACTGCCAAGTTAGCCAATCGCCTAGTCACATTCGTTCCGGAAGGTTCCTCGACGGTGTCGTCATGAcaaaaatgattcaattgaatccggatgaaaaagaataacaggCGAAATGGAGACGAACGCGGAAGACGACGGTGATGAGTGAAGACGtttgaatacaaaataaataagggaGGAGTGCATTTTTTACCTTGGTTCCACGATTCAACAGCTCTCGAGCAAATGGCAAAACGCCGAGGATCACATCCATGCCGCTATTGTCGACAAAGATAGCAGCACATCGATGGGGTCCCTCCTCAAGCCGAACAAGCCAATCTTCCACATGATCGATAAACCAGGGTCtttcttttgatgatgatgaataacaaaacaaaaaaataataattttaaaaatgatgaaataaaattccagatgattcaaattgtttttttggacAATACTTTGCAAGTGAGCCAGTGCTTGCTGGAATCCGAAACCGGGAATCTGCATCAAAGCGGCCGCTTCTTTGGCTCCCCAGTCGAAGACGTTGCCAGCCAATAAGTTGGTGGCAGCCGTTTCGTACTTCTGACGTCCAGGAAGGGCATCCAGCTCAGCCAAGTGGTCAGACAGTAGCAGTAGGGCCGCTTCGTTCtccatttgtttttgctgtcgttaattaaaatgatttttttttatttttaaaattccccGTATGTAATAATGTATGTGATGATGTTTGTTGAGTGCATGCGTGTATGTGAATGGttgacaaatgaaaaattcaattcagtattttaaaatatagaaTTCTAGACgatattctccttttttttctgtgactttttaataaaaaattacctgtAAATATGGATCTGGGAAATCGACCTCATTCAGGCAATGTTCACGCGTATCCAGCAAACTTCTCACCGTTAAATTGCCAAAAGCGCTAATGAAGGAGAATTGTccaaatcaacaaaacatTAGATCCTTTTCTCTCGTCGATTAAAGTCATCATTATTGCAAAGGAGCAATTACCAGGGGTGCTGTTTCAGGTACTGCAATCTACTAATGTATTtctctttaaatttttgagCACGGGCAGGTGCGTCAGCCGAATGAGGCTGGCTTTTGATAGCTTGCGATACAAATTTGTCCAAGGACTCTTCGAAACATTCCAGCCAATattgtctaaaaaaaaaccttgatcGTTGATTTCATCTTATCACTGAGCACAACTATTTTTATACCTAGCTTCACAGTCTTCAGTTAGGTCCACCATATCCGGTATGTAAGAGGCGGGTTCGTCGAGCAAAGGGCAGTAAACCAAAACACCTTGATCGATTCGGTCCATTTCAAGCTGATCGACATTGACAGCTACCGGTAAGGAGGGCAATTTATGACCGGGCAAAGGGCTTTGTAATCCAGAACTGCCTGCATAATTCTCCGACCAAGAGTATTTATCCGCAtctattgaaattcaatttaaaaaaaaaatcaatgaatcacAAATAGTGAGGGACAAATTTAGAATCTAggtcaaacaaaaactaagtgtatctttaaaataaaagacattTTCACGAATGAGTGGTGATGCGAACTGAAACGGTTGGGTAGGAAAGAATTACCACACTCTTCTGCCCCTTTCAGAAAGGCTCCTATGGCACCTAAATAGCCTTCGTGTCGCAGAAAAAGTCCTTGAACTTGGCCGCGACTCCAGTAGTTAATTGCAAAACTGACCGTATGCATGCTCAGGGGATGGTTACGCAAGAAGTAGCCGCCAAAGTACACCTTAGGGGATGTCCGTTAAACCCGTCCAGCAAGAGCgatttaaaataatgaataaaaaacaaaattataatgGTTTGATTGATGGCGACCGAAACTAGATCAGCCAGATTATAagtaaatcaaattaataTACTTTCTTCAAGCCATGCATCATGGCATAGAGCGAAGCTATCTGACCTATATCGTTGGATATGGCGAATAGCAAACTGCGAGCTATATCGGCCTCTgctcaatgtaaaaaagaaagaaagaaaccaaacacGGTCATTGAAAAatagtgaaaataaaaaaaaaacgtgattcAAAGAAATTGATGCGAGAGTTCCACACACCTTGAATCGATTCGGGTGCGGCCTGTGCCGCTTTACCGAAGCTGGACGCGATCAAATCGCCAGGCAGACCCAGTGAAGTGCAATCACCACCGTAAATATCTttcacctaaaaaaaaaagaaaaaataggcaaattcattttaaatttaaccaGCATTTTGTATGATGTGATTTCTTACCAACATGTCAATTTTTCGATGGTCACCCCTCTCGGCCAGAGCCAGCAATTCGTCGAATCCCTAGAACAACCAACGACAATCAAGataaattgaagaagaaaaaaatacaaaacaaacatgGAAAGTAATCGTAAACATAAAAGTTAAGGCGCCAGAAGACATCAGACAAGATGTCGCCACCAAATTCTTCCTTGACGGCGCGTCACCTTGAGCGACGCTATCTGTTTGTGGCGTCAAAACCCCAAagatggaaagagagagagagaaggaatgaaaatcaaaaaataaaataaaataaaggccTAAAACATCGTGATATCGAGCCTCAGACTGTCCTCATTGAACCTTGTACCGAAACCGAACGGGCTTTCTTGTGGTCGCCTAGTTCCAACCCAATTCCAAACCGTTTCAATGACACTCTCGACcgatgggaaaaaaacaaacacaaatttgaaatggagCGCAAATCTCCGAGTTGCACTTTATACCATTCGTCCGAAATGAAGAAACGATTGGGGTCAATCTTGTTGACTTTTCGGTAGAGGATTTTGAAATTCTACTCACAGACTTTCGCTTTTCGACCCTCAGCGAttgaggtttttttaaatacatacatacaagtttttattttttaaatcatggtCGACAGATTTATTTAAGGGATTACGAAATTTATAATATTGTTGAGATGAAAAGGAatccaaataaattttatttattcagaaAGGAGGGTAGTAAACGcttaaaaacatttgagaTGCAATCGCATTCGATTCCATTCAAGGTCGAGCTGCATATGCGAGATGCTCTCACTTTTGGTTGGTTGGCttagatatttctttttgtttctctcctcGCATTGGCAGTAGCTCACGAACTAGTCCCCCTCCTCTGTGCTCTCATCGGGGGTATAGTACTCTTTTGGCTGCCTTACTACTACCTAGAAACAGGTGCGAGAAAGACCTTGGCACGGCCAGTGGACTCGATTCATGTGTGACCCGAAAGTggcttgtttctctctttctctcacacACATTTTTCGAGACTTTGAATCGGGACAAGGATGGAGTTGATGGCAGAGCGAGAGCAAGATATATATACTCGCGCTCGCTCTTGTATGTATACCTATGCgtaccttatttttttttatcttgcgCAATAATGAACCGCAAAAAGTACAATTATTTGAACgcgttatttttctttctttctttcctctctaACAAAACTCGTTTTCGATTAGCCACTCTCCCACTCAAAACAATCTGGCCGACCCAATCACTTTGGCAAGCAAATGAGATTTCTTCGCTCTCGACAACAGGTTTCTACACAACTGTACTCATTTAGTCTCTTTTTCCATTGGTGAACGGAGAGAATTGTTCTATTCGGGAAATGGAAATGCGATCCCAAAGTTGGCCGTCTCTTTTCGCTTTGctatgtttccttttttctctctctggcgcattaatgtgtgtgtggactATAAAAATATGGCCAATCTTGGTGTAGTAGTGAAAACGGGTATGggacatcatttttttttctccttcggTTTTAAAAACCCgagtaaataaaaagggcGTCGCATTCCCGCCTTCTCTTTTCATCCACACTATTTCCACACACCCACGGTCAATATTGAACGAAAAGGTGAACGAGCCAtggaaagggaagaagagcgtaaggaaaataataaaagacaatGAAGAAAAGTCCGGTGAAAACGATTGttgttcactttttctttcatgacCAACAACGTCAGtggcgttttctttcttttcagaaaATGAGAAAGCGAAAGCGATGTGCtgctcttccccccccccactcccaACCGCATAGGCAAGAAGAGGCCACAAATATTTGCGACCATCGCCAATGAGTTGGCACAATaagaaaactaattttttttcctagatAAGATTCAAAAGATCATCGATCTAGTAGTAGTCGCtacaagaaaaatagaataatcTGTACGAGTAGCTATAGGGAACTTCATAATTTTGATATTCTTTTAcataagaataataaaaaacagggactcgggagagagagagagaggaaagccatgatagaaagaaaaaataaaatagtcgTCGCCTATAGTCGCCAGTAAGAGTGTGTACATGTGTAGAAGCCAAGACCGTGGCCGCGCGGCTATAGTCAAGATTGAAAACCTCTGTCCACTTTCACTTTCGAGGCTTTTGTCTGATGGCTGAGTAAGCGTGGACCTGCGTTCTGGTTTTGTTGCTTTCAAGAGTTACACTATACGCGCGCGGTGTCGAGCTGGACACACGTTTTTCCCCCCGTCCGTCCGTTCGTTCGTCGCTATTACATCCGAGTGAAGAATTTATTACTGGCTCATTCAGTGTTTGTGTTACATTGGCGACTCTCGTCAAGGAAGTGTTCGATTCCAGTGCAGTGCAGTGCGGAATGACGGCGATCACGTTGGATTTTCAAACGCGTCAACCAGTGTGGCACCCGAAAGCCAATTATtcgaattattaaatttttcaaaatcaaatctttcaAAGAAGACGGGATACCAAAATGTCAACATGAAAATCGTTTGGCAGTctggtctttttttgttgactctcTTGGCCACTGCGGCCGAGGCTAAACCCATCGCACCGCGGGACTCGACTCCCCTGGCCGATGTCGTCACACCAACTCGCCTGGTTCAAACGATTCAAAATTACATGCCAGAAGTCTTGGTATTGGTGGAACTTGTCAAAAAAGACGATGGAAGTCAAACGAATCAAAAAGAGTGGGCCCAGCCGCACGTCCTTTGGGTTGTCCAGCAGGACGACGGACCCGCGGAGAACGGCAAGGATCTAGCGACATCCGATCCCAACATTCTACTGATGGTGGAAAATTTCCAATTGAATCAACAGTGGTCAGAGTCCAGTGTAGCACCTCGACTGGCCCGTGATATGAGCCGGGATGCTGAGCCGGACGAGCCCTCAGATCCAGAGTACATGGAGACGGGCACTTCGCGCGGCAATTACTACGATGTATACATTGTTCCTCGACGCAGTCGGGCACCTGAAGCACGTCCTCCACCCACGTTACTTTTACCCCCTCCGTCGTACATGCATACGGCTACACCTAGACATTACAATGCTGCCGAATACAACGGCCAAAGCAACAGAGTCTCCGGCAGAAGTATCAATTCGCCCATCGCGTCTCCCAATCaacacaacgacgacgacgatcctCCCGATTTTCTCTCGACGCTGGTCACCCTTCCGCAAGTGTGGATGCACGACTTGAGCCACATGATTATCCAGCCTCTGCGGAAACCGTCTTCCGGCGAACGAGACAGCTTCGAATATTTCGGAATGGTTGGCAAGGCGCCCTTTATTCAATGTCCGCTCGGCTTTAAGAAAAGCTCTTTAGGTAATAAATTACAATTCATTTTCGATTTAAAGCTATATGTACATTATAAAAGAATTGGCAATTGCCATCCCccttgaacgaaaaaaaggaacatgtCGTCCGGTATTCCGGAGTCGCAGGAATTATCCAATGAGCAGCGCTCAGGAGCCAGACAATTTAGAGATCGAGtcaaccaccaccacgacgACTACCGTGGCGACAACAACGACCGTTGAGGAGAACGCGACCGCTACCTCTACCAGTTCGCATTATAAATAACTGGTTTATACGTTATACAAGTTGGATCATCGTTTTACATTTACGTCAACACGCTGTTAcatattttcgattttttatcACCCGCTTTTACTATACTTATGGTCAATTTCGGTCATTTCTTTTCAGTGTACGTATCTTATAACcgaaatattttgcaaaaAGGCTGAAATTGTTCCATTCCGATAAAATGACGAGTGTCgacacttttaaaaaaggagcaaTCAAATCAGGGGAGGCCTACCTTGGCTTTCGTGAGAAGTTTTCCCAAGCCCCAAAACGTTCCTCCGCCCGTTGCCGTTCCACCGATCCGTTCGTATCGATCTTCTGCTTCCACCTGTTTACGTGCAGAAGGGACAGAATAATGAGTTTAAATGTGATGGACatgcgaaaagaaaagaaaggaaaaaaaaccttcatgATGCTGACACCGGAGCCAATATTGACGAGAAGATAAGGGAAAATACACGGATCAACGTTCGGGAAACGGTATTCGGGATTCCCGTGGCGTTGGTAAATAAATACTTCATCGTGAATGTTCTTCAAGAGGAAATTGCAGCCTTCAATGAGGCAagtcatttcttcttccttgtcaaCCCTGTTGTATACACAATGATTATGATAAACAAGTTTTTGCAACAAAAGAATTGCTCATAATttagcaaagaaaaaacaaaaatcttacGTGAGTCCTAATTTCTCTTGCAGAAGGTCGGCATATTTGTACGCACCACCACCGgtaactttgatttttttctctttcatgaCATCGGCTGAGGCGACCAAATTTTGTTGCAAAAAATCCAGACAGGTCTCAATATATTTGGTTTCAAACTTCACAAAGTGAAGACGGTCTCCCTGAGATACTTCATACTTTGGGTTAATTTCTTGACCCTGAAGGCCAAAACGGGAACTGGGTTTGAAATGATTATGTTTCCAATATTGACACATTGACACATACTTCACTGTCAAGAGTTTTCTGGTCTTTGTTGTACAGAACTTTCCTGTAAGGCACAGTTGAGTAATATGCAATTTTGGTCAATGAGCCACCTGCAAGTTCCCAAGAGGTTAATATTTGCAATTAAGTAATATCATTTTGGGAAGgtctttattaaattttaaaaggttGAAATATAGTAACAGGCATGTATATAGTTCATTACACTTGTGTTAAGTGCTCTGTCTGTCAATTGACGTGACATGTGTTCAAACAATTGGTGGAATTATTACTGCTcatcttaaaataaaagacataCC
Coding sequences within it:
- the LOC124204147 gene encoding putative vacuolar protein sorting-associated protein TDA6 isoform X2, translated to MVAMSYSWVLSLTRWLALSSVLTATRAAFSPEVAEMIQSWAPLVWLHSGEQFMPSSVEFFLEHVTLQNRKGRVLDQQPTLNKLPGGPPSTGLHLQSRQKLTCPSCLGPTFFHGKNVVNGGVPAYAIVREYQDAWKTVDVVYHTFYPYNRGKQVCIGISTGKDKEKCLGNVESFGHHVGDWEHVTLRFQNGKPHVIYLSVHNFGAYYIWNESAGYFLLHKGESPKEKAARRGRRRKFARDLQVTFPTVLHVSGKHPVLYSANGSHGLWATPGKHTYSTFPLLEDFTDQGVAWNTWENLVVIPWNDTPYPYAGQLEWLNFRGEWGNAKNGCDLEPLSGECRLNHGPIFPGGPDDMPPPRIQRSRQTVTTVAPPPPLQSPPPPHYLAYTPTVPQFLHAQVPVGRASGLLNYRYKRRDPQSTDPQAAVTANITEEPNQDSDSDPSDSGLEPTAKLANRLVTFVPEGSSTVSS
- the LOC124204147 gene encoding putative vacuolar protein sorting-associated protein TDA6 isoform X1; this encodes MFDVGSFFLPKHILVGLESKIKSFDYGMVAMSYSWVLSLTRWLALSSVLTATRAAFSPEVAEMIQSWAPLVWLHSGEQFMPSSVEFFLEHVTLQNRKGRVLDQQPTLNKLPGGPPSTGLHLQSRQKLTCPSCLGPTFFHGKNVVNGGVPAYAIVREYQDAWKTVDVVYHTFYPYNRGKQVCIGISTGKDKEKCLGNVESFGHHVGDWEHVTLRFQNGKPHVIYLSVHNFGAYYIWNESAGYFLLHKGESPKEKAARRGRRRKFARDLQVTFPTVLHVSGKHPVLYSANGSHGLWATPGKHTYSTFPLLEDFTDQGVAWNTWENLVVIPWNDTPYPYAGQLEWLNFRGEWGNAKNGCDLEPLSGECRLNHGPIFPGGPDDMPPPRIQRSRQTVTTVAPPPPLQSPPPPHYLAYTPTVPQFLHAQVPVGRASGLLNYRYKRRDPQSTDPQAAVTANITEEPNQDSDSDPSDSGLEPTAKLANRLVTFVPEGSSTVSS
- the LOC124204144 gene encoding 4'-phosphopantetheine phosphatase-like is translated as MPSTIGDKTYSKSIELPETEVFRNLKNAKRFAMDIGGSLTKIAYYSTVPYRKVLYNKDQKTLDSEGQEINPKYEVSQGDRLHFVKFETKYIETCLDFLQQNLVASADVMKEKKIKVTGGGAYKYADLLQEKLGLTVDKEEEMTCLIEGCNFLLKNIHDEVFIYQRHGNPEYRFPNVDPCIFPYLLVNIGSGVSIMKVEAEDRYERIGGTATGGGTFWGLGKLLTKAKGFDELLALAERGDHRKIDMLVKDIYGGDCTSLGLPGDLIASSFGKAAQAAPESIQEADIARSLLFAISNDIGQIASLYAMMHGLKKVYFGGYFLRNHPLSMHTVSFAINYWSRGQVQGLFLRHEGYLGAIGAFLKGAEECDADKYSWSENYAGSSGLQSPLPGHKLPSLPVAVNVDQLEMDRIDQGVLVYCPLLDEPASYIPDMVDLTEDCEARQYWLECFEESLDKFVSQAIKSQPHSADAPARAQKFKEKYISRLQYLKQHPCAFGNLTVRSLLDTREHCLNEVDFPDPYLQQKQMENEAALLLLSDHLAELDALPGRQKYETAATNLLAGNVFDWGAKEAAALMQIPGFGFQQALAHLQKRPWFIDHVEDWLVRLEEGPHRCAAIFVDNSGMDVILGVLPFARELLNRGTKVILCANSKPALNDVTYSELVLLLEQAALISKDLGCALEEGRLWVMDSGQASPCLDLGRITRSLADAMIANQVDLVVIEGMGRVIHTNLHAKFKCDVLKVAVIKNRWLAKRFGEQEDTFPVVFQFERKIVS
- the LOC124204148 gene encoding uncharacterized protein LOC124204148 — encoded protein: MKIVWQSGLFLLTLLATAAEAKPIAPRDSTPLADVVTPTRLVQTIQNYMPEVLVLVELVKKDDGSQTNQKEWAQPHVLWVVQQDDGPAENGKDLATSDPNILLMVENFQLNQQWSESSVAPRLARDMSRDAEPDEPSDPEYMETGTSRGNYYDVYIVPRRSRAPEARPPPTLLLPPPSYMHTATPRHYNAAEYNGQSNRVSGRSINSPIASPNQHNDDDDPPDFLSTLVTLPQVWMHDLSHMIIQPLRKPSSGERDSFEYFGMVGKAPFIQCPLGFKKSSLGTCRPVFRSRRNYPMSSAQEPDNLEIESTTTTTTTVATTTTVEENATATSTSSHYK